The following proteins are encoded in a genomic region of Natrinema sp. DC36:
- a CDS encoding Kiwa anti-phage protein KwaB-like domain-containing protein, translated as MARLDKGSDEEYAYNFERISLDQEIPEELEGLVREKVENKQSALESDKIRFSDYSIENRDRDQTFVQYEPAENIPQFDNFERLLEGQRFSHTTYTEPPKPEFQAIRIQDGETGEMAIAFLNYSRSQIMGRTSWARMKVGSEKHRKVDDSLISIPDRVDAVYYDEMMYIFVQSKFEKVFDYLAEYERCADNVIETIEETDIPFHDFEMFSEAVYGNNRVLRLMYKVHERGVYEDMDSADAAYIRENFDSDVKFEENGDGEMAIKMDDKRDVWAVLRFFNDDHLDSPLTDEQYISLSKQDAG; from the coding sequence TTGGCTCGGCTTGACAAAGGAAGTGATGAGGAGTACGCCTACAACTTCGAGCGCATCTCGTTAGATCAAGAGATTCCCGAGGAACTGGAAGGGCTGGTACGCGAGAAGGTCGAGAACAAGCAGTCCGCCCTCGAAAGCGATAAGATCCGCTTTTCTGACTACAGCATAGAAAACCGCGATCGCGATCAGACGTTCGTCCAGTACGAACCCGCCGAAAACATCCCGCAGTTCGATAATTTTGAGCGCCTCCTCGAAGGGCAACGATTCAGCCACACCACATATACTGAGCCACCGAAGCCGGAGTTTCAAGCGATCCGTATTCAAGACGGCGAGACGGGGGAGATGGCGATCGCCTTCTTGAATTATTCGCGAAGTCAAATCATGGGGCGGACGTCGTGGGCTCGGATGAAGGTAGGGAGTGAAAAACATCGGAAGGTGGATGATTCTCTGATCTCCATCCCCGACCGCGTCGACGCCGTGTATTACGACGAGATGATGTACATCTTCGTCCAATCGAAGTTCGAAAAGGTGTTTGATTATCTAGCCGAGTACGAACGATGCGCTGACAACGTCATCGAGACTATCGAAGAGACGGATATTCCGTTCCATGACTTCGAGATGTTTAGCGAGGCCGTCTACGGCAACAACCGCGTCCTGCGGCTGATGTACAAAGTCCACGAGCGCGGAGTGTACGAGGACATGGATTCGGCAGATGCGGCGTATATTCGTGAGAACTTCGATAGCGACGTGAAGTTCGAGGAGAACGGGGACGGAGAGATGGCTATCAAGATGGACGACAAACGAGACGTCTGGGCAGTCCTTCGGTTCTTCAATGATGACCACCTCGACTCGCCTCTCACAGATGAACAGTACATTTCGCTATCCAAGCAGGATGCCGGGTGA
- a CDS encoding endonuclease NucS domain-containing protein has protein sequence MLRVGDEEDVSTLETVSLKDEGFREDDLREWIINSPESILGEDFRLIGREVSVKQIRDGIDLLAIDRDANVVAIELKRGALKPKVDFQGLKYAAYTSHWDYSKLRDQFKKFKSTTWGQTLYEEETTFTEVLDEFCNEDYTLNQDQRIVFVGESVRERLDIVLRWLSDRSIDISVIEFQLLKDDDRLYLDAEQTIPTPEHTVTDVSPDTSDEPWKEDGQSWHLNERSNEQTADLLEDVTTALQELEFLNGPEWGQKHYVAFNKGRKRRIAIRTKRTLFHIDLYDVDTEALNAGEIAEALGIDVDSVAVKDDMRSSGRSGVRITCRSDQDLNFGALESEARRILQKETA, from the coding sequence ATGCTCAGAGTCGGGGATGAGGAAGACGTTTCCACATTAGAAACAGTTTCCCTGAAAGATGAGGGATTTCGTGAGGATGATCTCCGGGAGTGGATTATAAATAGTCCTGAAAGTATTCTCGGCGAGGACTTTCGGCTCATCGGTCGAGAAGTCTCCGTGAAGCAGATCCGCGATGGGATCGATCTCCTCGCTATCGACCGAGATGCCAATGTGGTTGCTATCGAACTCAAACGAGGCGCGTTGAAACCGAAAGTCGATTTTCAGGGCCTCAAGTATGCCGCGTACACCTCACACTGGGATTACTCCAAACTTCGCGACCAATTTAAAAAGTTCAAATCTACAACGTGGGGGCAGACGCTCTACGAGGAAGAAACCACGTTTACCGAGGTACTTGACGAGTTCTGCAACGAGGACTACACGCTCAACCAGGATCAGCGGATCGTCTTCGTCGGTGAGTCCGTCCGCGAGCGGCTGGATATCGTGCTTCGGTGGCTCAGCGACAGGTCGATCGACATCTCCGTTATCGAGTTCCAACTCCTCAAGGACGACGACCGGTTGTATCTCGATGCAGAACAGACAATTCCGACGCCAGAACACACCGTGACCGATGTGAGTCCCGACACCTCCGACGAGCCGTGGAAGGAGGACGGACAGAGTTGGCACCTCAACGAGCGTTCGAACGAGCAAACTGCCGACCTGTTGGAAGACGTCACGACTGCACTACAGGAACTCGAATTCCTCAACGGGCCAGAATGGGGTCAGAAACACTACGTCGCCTTCAATAAGGGCCGAAAGCGCCGTATCGCAATTCGAACAAAACGCACCTTGTTCCATATCGACCTGTACGATGTCGATACCGAGGCACTGAACGCTGGAGAGATCGCCGAAGCTCTCGGAATTGATGTCGATTCAGTCGCAGTTAAAGATGATATGCGGAGTAGTGGTCGAAGCGGCGTGCGAATTACCTGTCGATCAGATCAAGATCTGAATTTCGGTGCGCTGGAGTCAGAAGCCCGGAGAATACTTCAGAAGGAAACTGCGTAG